From a region of the Coprococcus comes ATCC 27758 genome:
- the hypD gene encoding trans-4-hydroxy-L-proline dehydratase, giving the protein MARGMNERIQKLRELSVTTPVHIDLERARIETDFYRKNDGKYSIPVMRAMVLKEYFSKKTLYLGDGELIVGEKGKDPQASPTFPELCCHSKEDMVVMSERDLVSFHTTEEDREIQEKEIIPYWSGRSMREKILAAMTPEWNDCYSAGMFTEFMEQRGPGHTCGGEQNFKVGYLEYKEKIKKTMDALDFMNDPEATDKMEELKAMDIACDAVIILGERYHKLALEMAEKEADPTRKKELEQIAANLEVVPAHKPQTFWQAIQLYWFTHLAVTTELNPWDAFSPGRLDQHLISYYEADTEAGILDDEKAKELLECLWIKFYNQPAPVKVGITLKESATYVDFANINTGGVTPDGKDGVNAVSYLILDCMDEMKLVQPNSNVTISKKTPARFLKRACEISRKGWGQPAFYNTEAQIMELVNAGKSLEDARRGGSSGCVETGAWGSEAYILTGYMNIPKIFQLTLYNGYDAMSGKQLGLKLGYAKDFKTFDELWDAFKKQMKHFIDIKIRGNNVIERLYAENMPAPCLSVVTNDCISNAKDYNAGGARYNTNYIQGVGIGTVTDCIAAVKYNVYDKKNFTMEELVEAMDHNFEGYDAIYRMVHDKTPKYGNDDDYADDLMQDVFYLYHDLITGRPTMRGGKYGVDMLPTTCHVYFGDVIGATANGRKAHIPVSEGISPEKSADVNGPTAVIKSCAKMDHLATAGTLLNQKFTPDVVAGEKGLDNMASLIRSYFAMDGHHVQFNVIDRKTLQEAQKHPEDYRDLIVRVAGYSDFFRNLSKPLQDEIINRTEQSFE; this is encoded by the coding sequence ATGGCAAGAGGCATGAATGAAAGAATTCAGAAGCTGAGAGAACTGAGTGTTACAACACCGGTTCACATTGATCTCGAAAGAGCAAGAATCGAGACAGATTTTTACAGAAAAAATGATGGAAAATATTCGATTCCGGTTATGAGAGCCATGGTATTAAAAGAATATTTTTCAAAGAAGACACTTTATCTGGGAGACGGTGAGCTGATCGTTGGTGAAAAAGGAAAAGATCCACAGGCTTCTCCTACATTCCCGGAACTTTGCTGCCACAGCAAAGAAGATATGGTAGTTATGAGTGAACGTGACCTCGTATCTTTCCATACAACAGAAGAAGATCGTGAGATCCAGGAGAAGGAAATCATTCCTTACTGGTCAGGACGAAGCATGAGAGAGAAGATCCTTGCAGCTATGACTCCGGAATGGAATGACTGCTATTCAGCAGGTATGTTCACAGAGTTTATGGAGCAGAGAGGACCTGGACATACATGCGGTGGTGAACAGAACTTTAAAGTTGGATATCTGGAATACAAAGAAAAGATCAAAAAGACTATGGATGCGCTGGATTTCATGAATGATCCGGAAGCTACCGATAAAATGGAAGAACTCAAAGCGATGGATATTGCATGTGATGCAGTAATCATCCTTGGTGAGAGATATCACAAACTGGCTCTTGAAATGGCAGAAAAAGAAGCAGATCCTACTCGTAAGAAAGAATTAGAGCAGATCGCAGCCAACCTGGAAGTTGTACCGGCTCACAAACCGCAGACCTTCTGGCAGGCAATCCAGTTATACTGGTTTACACATCTTGCGGTTACAACAGAACTGAACCCATGGGATGCATTCAGTCCGGGACGTCTGGATCAGCATCTGATTTCTTATTATGAAGCAGATACAGAAGCAGGAATCCTTGATGACGAGAAAGCAAAAGAACTGCTTGAATGCTTATGGATCAAATTCTACAACCAGCCGGCACCGGTTAAGGTTGGTATTACCTTAAAAGAAAGTGCTACTTATGTAGACTTTGCGAATATCAATACAGGTGGAGTTACACCAGATGGTAAAGACGGTGTAAACGCAGTCAGCTACCTGATCCTTGACTGTATGGATGAGATGAAGCTTGTACAGCCGAACTCTAATGTAACCATCAGCAAGAAAACACCGGCACGTTTCCTTAAGAGAGCATGCGAGATCTCAAGAAAAGGATGGGGACAGCCAGCATTTTATAATACAGAAGCCCAGATCATGGAACTTGTCAATGCAGGTAAATCTCTGGAAGATGCCCGTCGTGGTGGATCTTCAGGTTGTGTAGAGACAGGAGCATGGGGAAGTGAAGCATATATCCTGACCGGTTATATGAATATTCCGAAGATTTTCCAGCTGACTCTTTACAACGGTTATGATGCAATGTCAGGCAAACAGCTCGGACTGAAGCTTGGTTATGCAAAAGACTTTAAGACATTTGATGAACTGTGGGATGCATTCAAGAAACAGATGAAGCATTTCATCGATATCAAGATCCGTGGAAACAACGTAATCGAGAGATTATATGCAGAAAATATGCCGGCACCGTGTCTTTCCGTTGTAACAAACGACTGCATCAGTAATGCAAAAGACTACAATGCAGGTGGAGCAAGATACAACACCAACTACATTCAGGGTGTTGGTATCGGAACTGTTACAGACTGTATCGCAGCTGTTAAATACAATGTATATGATAAGAAGAACTTCACAATGGAAGAACTGGTCGAAGCAATGGATCATAACTTTGAAGGATACGATGCAATCTATCGTATGGTACACGATAAGACACCAAAATATGGTAATGATGATGACTACGCAGATGATCTGATGCAGGATGTATTCTATCTGTATCATGACCTGATCACAGGACGTCCGACTATGAGAGGTGGAAAGTACGGAGTTGATATGCTTCCTACAACCTGCCATGTTTACTTCGGAGATGTGATCGGAGCAACAGCTAACGGACGTAAAGCACACATCCCGGTTTCAGAAGGTATTTCACCGGAGAAATCCGCAGATGTGAACGGACCGACAGCAGTTATCAAATCCTGCGCTAAGATGGATCATCTTGCTACAGCAGGAACACTTCTGAATCAGAAGTTCACACCGGACGTTGTAGCAGGAGAGAAAGGTCTTGACAATATGGCAAGTCTGATCCGCAGCTACTTTGCAATGGATGGACATCATGTACAGTTCAACGTTATCGACAGAAAGACTCTGCAGGAAGCGCAGAAGCATCCAGAAGATTACAGAGATCTGATCGTGCGTGTTGCAGGATACAGTGATTTCTTCCGTAACTTAAGCAAACCGCTTCAGGATGAGATCATCAACCGTACAGAGCAGTCATTCGAATAG
- a CDS encoding peptidylprolyl isomerase yields the protein MEKTVEAVICGHEITSAEVDAFIASLPREQQVYASHPDFRKQCVDQLIAVYALAKYGEEEKLDETEKFKAILENARKDILAQMAIGKIFEGIIISDEEIREYFEANKARFAKGASVHAKHILVDSEDKCNKLLESIVSGGKAFEDVAKESSTCPSGANGGDLGEFGKGQMVKEFEDAAFAAEIGHVVGPVKTQFGYHLIKVEDKKEAEDAKLDDVKEQIKSEIMQKKQQEAYTAKVEALKKKYMA from the coding sequence ATGGAAAAAACAGTTGAAGCAGTAATCTGCGGACATGAAATTACATCAGCAGAGGTAGATGCATTTATCGCAAGCCTTCCGAGAGAACAGCAGGTATACGCATCCCATCCGGATTTCCGCAAACAGTGTGTTGATCAGTTGATCGCAGTTTATGCACTTGCAAAATATGGTGAAGAAGAAAAGTTAGACGAGACAGAAAAGTTTAAAGCAATTCTGGAAAATGCAAGAAAAGATATCCTTGCACAGATGGCAATCGGCAAGATCTTTGAGGGAATCATAATTTCAGATGAAGAGATCAGAGAATATTTTGAAGCAAACAAAGCAAGATTTGCAAAAGGAGCATCTGTTCATGCAAAACATATTCTGGTTGATTCCGAAGACAAATGTAACAAACTACTTGAATCCATCGTAAGTGGTGGGAAAGCATTTGAGGATGTTGCAAAAGAATCTTCTACCTGCCCGTCAGGAGCAAACGGTGGAGACCTTGGCGAATTCGGAAAAGGACAGATGGTCAAAGAATTCGAAGATGCCGCATTTGCAGCAGAAATCGGACATGTGGTTGGACCGGTCAAGACACAGTTTGGATACCATCTGATCAAAGTGGAAGATAAGAAAGAAGCCGAAGATGCGAAGCTTGATGATGTAAAAGAGCAGATTAAGAGTGAGATCATGCAGAAAAAGCAGCAGGAGGCTTATACCGCGAAGGTGGAAGCACTGAAGAAGAAATATATGGCATAG
- a CDS encoding trans-4-hydroxy-L-proline dehydratase activase has product MNLVTNIQKYSIHDGDGIRTTVFFKGCPLKCEWCHNPETQRFERELQCDKEKCVGCGTCAKVCPNDAITMVDGKPELDKEKCQLCGKCDNFCPQGIREIVGQEYPVKELVKELMKDRMFYEQSGGGVTLSGGEVMAMSTDYILQIAKALKKEEISLTIDTCGYVSYDKFEAILPYVDTFLYDVKVMDPELHKKYIGVDNKLILDNLVKLSDAGARIYIRIPTIKEVNGNVQNMEDTIHFLKKHGIHPAQVNLLPYHNTGSSKYPKLGMEYKGTDLHAPEKEEMESFVKLFQDAGYTNTKIGG; this is encoded by the coding sequence ATGAATTTAGTAACGAATATTCAGAAGTATTCGATCCATGACGGAGATGGAATCCGTACTACTGTATTTTTTAAAGGATGTCCATTAAAGTGCGAGTGGTGTCACAACCCTGAGACACAGCGTTTTGAGAGAGAACTTCAGTGTGATAAAGAAAAGTGCGTCGGATGTGGAACCTGTGCAAAGGTCTGTCCGAACGATGCCATCACTATGGTAGATGGAAAGCCGGAGCTTGACAAAGAGAAATGTCAGCTTTGCGGAAAATGCGATAATTTCTGCCCACAGGGCATTCGGGAGATTGTCGGGCAGGAGTATCCTGTAAAGGAACTGGTAAAAGAACTGATGAAAGACCGGATGTTTTATGAACAGTCCGGCGGTGGAGTCACACTTTCCGGCGGGGAAGTGATGGCGATGTCAACGGATTATATTTTACAGATCGCGAAAGCACTTAAAAAAGAAGAAATTTCGCTTACCATTGACACCTGCGGATATGTTTCGTATGATAAATTTGAAGCAATTTTACCGTATGTAGATACGTTTTTATATGACGTAAAAGTGATGGATCCGGAATTACATAAAAAGTATATCGGAGTTGACAATAAGCTGATCCTGGATAACCTGGTGAAGCTTTCAGATGCAGGGGCAAGGATTTACATCCGAATCCCGACGATCAAAGAAGTGAACGGCAATGTGCAGAATATGGAAGATACCATTCATTTTCTGAAGAAACACGGCATTCACCCGGCACAGGTTAATCTGCTGCCTTACCATAATACAGGAAGCAGTAAATATCCGAAGCTGGGTATGGAATACAAGGGAACTGATTTACATGCACCGGAAAAAGAAGAGATGGAAAGTTTTGTAAAGCTTTTTCAGGATGCAGGATATACCAACACAAAAATAGGAGGATAA
- a CDS encoding C39 family peptidase has product MQIRSAAKWIAAAAGILVGAVIVGFTLKDTTYIEAKLEQIKGARQSVTAVEKTTAKTQKIKNAEIVKETPLPESSCISDFAFTGQMPELPTGCEITSLTMTLNYYGYSADKMAMALEYLPTVGWTNTYYGDNETLYGNDIYNYFIGNPQSETDGLSCGAGAIVTAADGYLADNGNAMKAEDETGSEPEQLYRFVSEGTPVVVWGTIGMEERQIMESWNTEDGREASWAMNDHCVVLIGYSADSVTVADPIEGIVSYDRAQFESAFRSRGNQCVILKNVQ; this is encoded by the coding sequence ATGCAGATTCGCAGTGCAGCAAAATGGATCGCAGCGGCAGCAGGGATACTGGTTGGCGCCGTTATCGTAGGATTTACATTAAAAGATACTACATATATAGAAGCAAAATTAGAACAGATCAAAGGAGCAAGACAGTCTGTTACAGCAGTGGAGAAAACGACAGCAAAGACGCAGAAGATAAAAAATGCGGAAATAGTGAAAGAGACACCCCTTCCGGAGAGTAGCTGTATTTCTGATTTTGCATTTACAGGACAGATGCCGGAGCTTCCTACCGGATGTGAGATCACATCTCTTACAATGACTTTGAATTATTATGGATATTCTGCAGATAAGATGGCAATGGCACTCGAATATTTACCGACAGTTGGATGGACCAACACTTATTACGGAGACAATGAAACTTTATATGGAAATGATATTTACAATTATTTTATAGGAAATCCACAGTCAGAGACGGATGGATTAAGCTGCGGAGCGGGAGCAATCGTGACGGCAGCAGATGGCTATCTTGCAGATAATGGAAATGCAATGAAAGCAGAGGACGAGACAGGATCAGAGCCGGAACAGCTGTATCGTTTTGTAAGTGAAGGAACCCCCGTGGTTGTATGGGGAACAATTGGTATGGAAGAACGTCAGATAATGGAAAGCTGGAATACGGAAGATGGAAGAGAAGCCAGCTGGGCGATGAACGATCATTGTGTTGTACTGATCGGATACAGTGCAGACAGTGTGACTGTTGCAGACCCGATCGAAGGGATTGTGAGCTATGACAGAGCACAGTTTGAATCGGCTTTTCGTTCCAGAGGTAATCAGTGTGTGATTTTGAAGAATGTACAATAG
- a CDS encoding metal ABC transporter substrate-binding protein: MLSKEIADALEKADPDHKDIYQENASAYSEKLKDLDAKYQEVVDGASQKTLLFGDRFPFRYLVDDYGLSYYAAFVG; this comes from the coding sequence GTGCTGAGTAAGGAAATTGCAGACGCGCTGGAAAAAGCAGACCCGGATCATAAGGATATTTATCAGGAGAATGCATCTGCATACAGTGAAAAGCTGAAAGACCTGGATGCTAAGTATCAGGAAGTTGTTGATGGCGCGTCACAGAAAACACTGCTGTTTGGTGATCGTTTTCCATTCCGTTATCTGGTAGATGATTATGGATTAAGCTATTATGCTGCATTTGTCGGATGA
- a CDS encoding YibE/F family protein: MKNKKGRFYCVAGVLYLLAILFVMNDAWLYQTPIVKVTKVVTIVEGKSKSTRGTEETKYKQSLYGKIINGEDKGKEVRIANEYTTTEMADQKYHKGDRVFYKGSSIIGVKRDTMLVVMLGFLALLLLGIAGRQGGLTIITAMMNILIFVIGFWTADDTSEILSVCSRLILFFAVVTLVGLNGIHRKTFAALLTTLCVLLMIMGIFDLVMQHMEELDYSTMEYLGSIDNPDEIFHAEILLSGLGAIMDVAVAISVALSEIVEQKPEVKFVELFRSGREIGYDIMGTMINVLLFVFGCGLIPTCLIRMNNEVRFVTIVKLHIPCELCRFFVESIGIVLAIPVSIFITAVMMKLSVKKREKRC; encoded by the coding sequence ATGAAAAACAAAAAAGGAAGATTTTATTGTGTGGCAGGTGTGTTGTATCTGCTGGCAATTCTGTTTGTCATGAATGATGCCTGGCTGTATCAGACACCGATCGTGAAAGTGACAAAAGTGGTGACAATTGTAGAAGGGAAAAGCAAAAGTACACGTGGAACAGAAGAAACGAAATATAAGCAGAGTCTTTATGGCAAAATCATAAACGGAGAAGACAAAGGAAAAGAAGTCCGTATTGCCAATGAATACACAACAACAGAAATGGCTGACCAAAAATACCATAAAGGTGACCGGGTGTTTTATAAGGGATCATCGATCATTGGAGTAAAGCGGGATACGATGCTGGTTGTTATGCTTGGCTTCCTTGCACTTCTGCTCCTTGGGATTGCCGGACGGCAGGGCGGTTTGACGATCATAACAGCAATGATGAATATCCTGATTTTTGTGATCGGTTTCTGGACGGCGGATGACACATCGGAAATTCTAAGTGTATGTAGCAGACTGATTCTTTTTTTTGCAGTGGTAACGCTTGTTGGATTAAATGGAATCCACAGGAAAACTTTTGCCGCACTATTGACAACACTATGTGTCCTGCTTATGATCATGGGGATATTTGATCTTGTTATGCAGCATATGGAAGAACTGGATTATTCGACGATGGAATATCTGGGCAGTATTGATAATCCGGATGAAATTTTCCATGCAGAGATTCTGTTGTCAGGACTCGGTGCCATCATGGATGTGGCGGTTGCCATATCGGTGGCTTTAAGCGAGATTGTTGAGCAGAAACCGGAAGTAAAATTTGTGGAACTTTTCCGTTCGGGCAGAGAGATCGGATATGACATTATGGGAACAATGATCAATGTGCTGTTGTTTGTGTTTGGCTGCGGTCTGATTCCTACATGTTTGATCCGGATGAACAATGAGGTGCGTTTTGTTACCATTGTAAAATTGCATATTCCATGTGAATTATGCCGTTTCTTTGTAGAAAGTATCGGAATTGTACTGGCGATCCCAGTGTCTATTTTCATAACAGCAGTTATGATGAAACTATCTGTGAAAAAGAGGGAAAAAAGATGTTGA
- a CDS encoding MarR family winged helix-turn-helix transcriptional regulator, with translation MCEGCEERIHVGHQVHRIDRSISKLLEMRVKEEGLDEIALMHGWILRYLYEHQDKEIYQKDIEKYFGICRSAVTNIIQTLEKKGYICRASVANDARLKKVMLTEKGRENHEKLGEIFQKMDAQLEEGITEEELHAFMHVIDKVYYNMEKMKGENS, from the coding sequence TTGTGTGAAGGATGTGAAGAGCGAATCCACGTAGGACATCAGGTGCACCGGATAGACCGTTCGATTTCAAAACTGCTGGAAATGCGTGTAAAAGAAGAAGGACTGGATGAGATTGCCCTGATGCATGGCTGGATCTTACGTTATCTATATGAACATCAGGATAAGGAAATCTATCAGAAAGATATAGAAAAGTATTTTGGTATCTGCCGTTCAGCGGTAACAAATATTATCCAGACTCTGGAGAAAAAAGGGTACATCTGCCGTGCATCGGTTGCAAATGATGCGCGTCTGAAAAAAGTAATGCTGACAGAAAAAGGACGGGAAAACCATGAAAAACTGGGAGAAATTTTTCAGAAAATGGATGCGCAGTTGGAAGAAGGCATTACAGAAGAAGAATTACATGCATTTATGCATGTGATCGATAAAGTTTATTACAATATGGAAAAAATGAAAGGAGAGAATTCATGA
- a CDS encoding ABC transporter ATP-binding protein, producing the protein MIRTLLKEVKEYKAASIATPFFMILEVLFETLIPFLMASIIDKGVNTGDIHHIYKVGGIMIVAAFCGLLAGMAGGRYGAKASTGFAKNLRNKMFDQIQTYSFANIDHFSTAGLVTRLTTDVTNVQNAYQMMLRMMMRAPASMICAMVMAFMINARLASIYLVAVVILGVILFFIIRHATAYFQQAFPKYDALNASVQENVSAIRVVKAYVREEQETSKFQYASKNIYDIFVRAEKNVIWNSPIMMFTVYTCIILISWFGAKMIVVKSLTTGELMSLLAYCMNILMSLMMLSMVFVMISMSMASMRRIAEVLDETSDIHNPEHPLYEVADGSISFKNVDFAYKKGSAEKVLKNINLDIHSGETIGIIGGTGSAKTSLVNLISRLYDVTGGEILVGGKNVKDYDLEVLRNQVSVVLQKNVLFTGSILDNLRWGNKEATDEECMEACRLACADEFIERFPDKYNTHIEQGGNNVSGGQKQRLCIARALLKKPKILILDDSTSAVDTATDAKIRRAFREEIPDTTKLIIAQRVSSVQDADRIIVMDEGQVHGFGTHEELLKTDEIYREVYESQTQGGGDFDENGGEA; encoded by the coding sequence ATGATTCGGACTTTATTAAAAGAAGTAAAAGAATATAAAGCGGCATCGATCGCAACACCGTTTTTTATGATTCTGGAAGTATTGTTTGAGACATTGATTCCATTTCTGATGGCATCTATTATCGATAAGGGTGTCAATACCGGAGATATTCACCATATTTACAAAGTTGGTGGAATTATGATCGTGGCTGCATTTTGTGGCCTGCTTGCCGGAATGGCAGGAGGACGATACGGAGCAAAGGCTTCGACCGGGTTCGCGAAGAATTTGAGAAATAAGATGTTCGATCAGATCCAGACCTATTCGTTTGCAAATATTGATCATTTCAGTACAGCAGGTCTGGTTACACGTCTGACAACAGATGTGACCAATGTGCAGAATGCGTACCAGATGATGCTGCGTATGATGATGAGAGCACCGGCAAGTATGATCTGTGCAATGGTGATGGCATTTATGATCAATGCCAGACTGGCAAGTATTTACCTTGTGGCAGTTGTGATCCTGGGAGTGATCCTCTTCTTTATCATTCGTCATGCAACGGCTTATTTCCAGCAGGCATTTCCAAAATATGATGCTTTAAATGCATCCGTTCAGGAAAATGTATCTGCGATCCGTGTAGTAAAAGCATATGTAAGAGAAGAACAGGAAACAAGTAAATTTCAGTATGCAAGTAAGAATATTTACGATATTTTTGTAAGAGCAGAGAAAAATGTTATATGGAACTCACCGATCATGATGTTCACTGTTTATACCTGCATCATCCTGATCAGCTGGTTTGGTGCAAAGATGATCGTAGTGAAATCGTTGACAACAGGAGAGTTGATGAGTCTTCTTGCATACTGTATGAACATTCTGATGAGTCTGATGATGCTGTCTATGGTATTTGTCATGATTTCCATGAGTATGGCAAGTATGCGGCGTATAGCAGAAGTACTGGATGAAACCAGCGATATCCATAATCCGGAACATCCGCTTTATGAAGTGGCAGATGGAAGTATTTCATTTAAGAATGTAGATTTTGCTTACAAAAAAGGCAGTGCAGAGAAAGTCCTGAAGAATATCAATCTGGACATCCATTCCGGTGAGACGATTGGCATCATTGGAGGAACCGGAAGTGCGAAGACGAGTCTGGTGAATCTGATCAGTCGTCTGTATGACGTGACAGGCGGAGAAATCCTGGTTGGCGGAAAGAATGTCAAGGATTATGATTTGGAAGTACTGAGAAACCAGGTATCTGTTGTATTGCAGAAAAATGTACTGTTTACCGGAAGTATTCTGGATAACCTGCGCTGGGGAAACAAAGAGGCGACCGACGAAGAATGTATGGAAGCATGTCGGCTTGCATGTGCAGATGAATTCATTGAGCGTTTCCCGGATAAATATAATACCCACATTGAACAGGGAGGAAACAACGTATCCGGTGGTCAGAAGCAGAGACTGTGTATTGCAAGAGCACTGCTTAAGAAACCGAAGATCCTGATCCTGGATGACAGTACCAGTGCGGTAGATACTGCTACAGATGCGAAGATCCGCCGTGCATTCCGTGAAGAAATCCCGGATACAACAAAGCTGATCATTGCACAGCGTGTATCCAGTGTGCAGGATGCAGACCGTATCATCGTTATGGATGAAGGGCAGGTTCATGGATTTGGTACACACGAAGAATTGCTGAAGACCGATGAAATTTACCGCGAAGTATACGAATCGCAGACTCAGGGCGGAGGAGATTTTGATGAAAACGGAGGTGAAGCATAA
- a CDS encoding Fur family transcriptional regulator — protein sequence MAKAPYKTKQMTEILTFLKSVQGRHVTVNEICDFFREKGISVGTTTIYRHLEKMVKEGLAAKYVIDGSSSACFEYIGDHGEEYENCYHCKCEKCGKLIHLQCNEIESLKQHMQQHHDFQMDSHRTVFYGICGECSKKE from the coding sequence ATGGCAAAAGCACCATATAAAACAAAACAAATGACCGAAATACTTACCTTCCTGAAATCGGTACAGGGAAGACATGTTACCGTGAATGAAATCTGCGATTTTTTCAGGGAAAAAGGGATTTCCGTCGGAACCACGACCATTTACCGTCATCTGGAGAAGATGGTGAAAGAAGGTCTGGCCGCGAAGTATGTAATAGACGGTTCGAGCAGTGCCTGTTTTGAATATATCGGAGATCATGGGGAAGAATATGAAAACTGCTATCATTGTAAATGTGAGAAATGTGGAAAGCTGATCCATTTACAGTGCAATGAGATAGAAAGCTTAAAACAGCATATGCAGCAGCATCATGATTTTCAGATGGATTCGCATCGTACTGTGTTTTACGGAATCTGCGGTGAATGCAGTAAGAAAGAATAA
- a CDS encoding ABC transporter ATP-binding protein, translating into MPRPMGRPQNKVKYPGKLLMRLINYIFRDYKIHCIAVFILIFVGVIANVQGTMFTRDLIDKYITPFLLSDGTPNFSPLAHAIERVAVFYGIGIVATYAYNRIMINVTQGMMMNMRNELFEHMEKLPIKYFDTHAHGDIMSIYTNDIDTLRQMVSQSIPQIINSGFTIISVFVSMLILNIPLTVVTMIMVAIMIFGTKKAAGQSGKYFLEQQKNLGKVNGYIEEMMNGQKVVKVFCHEEESKAEFKELNEALFVSADRANTYANYLGPLNAQIGNISYVVCAIVGGALALNGVGGFTLGALASFLTFNKSFSMPINQVSQQMNAIVMALAGAERIFTLLDEKVEVDDGYVTLVNVKKENGKLIECKEHTRCWAWKHTHQADGSVDYIELKGNVVFDGVDFGYNNDKIVLHDVKLYAEPGQKIAFVGSTGAGKTTITNLINRFYDIQDGKIRYDGININKIRKADLRRSLGIVLQDTHLFTGTVKDNIRFGKLDATDEEIFAAAELANADGFIRRLPEGYDTVITGDGANLSQGQRQLLAIARAAVADPPVLILDEATSSIDTRTERIIQESMDRLMHGRTTFVIAHRLSTVRNSDCIMVLEQGRIIERGTHDQLISEKGKYYQLYTGNAIAE; encoded by the coding sequence ATGCCAAGACCGATGGGAAGACCACAGAATAAAGTGAAATATCCGGGGAAACTTTTGATGCGTCTGATAAACTACATTTTCCGTGATTATAAAATTCATTGTATTGCAGTATTTATCCTTATATTTGTAGGAGTTATCGCAAATGTGCAGGGAACGATGTTTACAAGAGATCTGATCGACAAATATATTACACCGTTCCTGCTGTCTGACGGTACACCGAACTTTTCACCGCTTGCACATGCAATTGAAAGGGTTGCGGTATTTTACGGAATCGGAATCGTTGCGACTTACGCATATAACCGTATCATGATCAATGTGACACAAGGAATGATGATGAATATGCGTAATGAGCTGTTTGAACATATGGAAAAGCTGCCGATCAAATATTTTGATACCCATGCACATGGTGATATCATGTCAATTTACACGAACGATATCGATACCCTGCGGCAGATGGTCAGCCAGAGTATTCCGCAGATCATCAACAGCGGATTTACGATCATCAGTGTATTTGTCAGTATGTTGATCTTAAATATTCCACTTACGGTTGTGACGATGATCATGGTTGCAATTATGATATTTGGTACCAAGAAAGCCGCCGGACAGAGTGGGAAATATTTCCTGGAACAGCAGAAAAATCTTGGAAAAGTCAATGGTTATATTGAAGAAATGATGAATGGGCAGAAGGTTGTCAAGGTCTTCTGCCATGAGGAAGAAAGTAAGGCAGAATTTAAAGAGCTGAATGAGGCACTTTTTGTAAGCGCAGACCGTGCGAATACCTATGCAAACTACCTCGGACCTTTGAATGCGCAGATCGGAAATATCAGTTATGTAGTCTGTGCGATTGTCGGAGGTGCCCTTGCACTGAATGGTGTGGGAGGATTTACACTGGGTGCACTGGCAAGCTTTCTGACATTCAATAAAAGCTTTAGTATGCCGATCAACCAGGTCAGCCAGCAGATGAATGCCATTGTAATGGCACTTGCAGGAGCAGAGCGTATCTTTACCCTTCTGGATGAGAAAGTGGAAGTAGATGACGGGTATGTGACTCTGGTCAATGTGAAAAAAGAAAATGGAAAACTTATAGAATGTAAGGAACATACCCGATGCTGGGCATGGAAGCATACACATCAGGCAGATGGTTCGGTAGATTATATTGAGCTTAAGGGAAATGTAGTATTTGATGGTGTGGATTTCGGGTACAATAATGATAAGATCGTGCTTCATGATGTGAAATTGTATGCAGAGCCAGGACAGAAAATTGCCTTTGTAGGTTCGACAGGAGCAGGAAAAACAACCATTACAAATCTGATTAACCGGTTTTATGATATTCAGGATGGAAAAATCCGCTACGATGGAATTAATATAAACAAGATTCGGAAAGCGGATCTGCGACGTTCCCTTGGAATTGTACTGCAGGATACACATCTGTTCACAGGAACGGTAAAAGACAATATCCGTTTTGGAAAATTGGATGCAACAGATGAAGAAATCTTTGCAGCAGCAGAATTGGCAAATGCAGATGGATTTATCCGCAGACTTCCGGAAGGATATGATACGGTCATCACCGGGGATGGGGCAAACTTAAGCCAGGGACAGAGACAGCTTCTTGCAATTGCCAGAGCAGCAGTTGCAGATCCGCCGGTACTGATCCTGGATGAGGCTACAAGCTCTATTGATACGCGTACTGAACGTATTATTCAGGAAAGCATGGACAGACTGATGCATGG